TTTGAACTCATAAATTCGGGCAAAGCCGCCTGAAAAATAAGGTCCCTCAACTGGAGTTGCAAAGCAAAAATTGTTCTTGTACAACTGTTCTTGTGCTGTTCTGTGGAAAAACATCTCAAGTTCTTCGCAGTTTCAACTCGTCGTTTCCAACTACACTATAAAAATCTGATAACATCTTCCACAAAGTGCTCATCGGAAACATATCTTAACTTAAATTTGACGCAGAAAACAAATTCGGCAAAAATTGTTTCCCAAAGAGTCCAATTAATATAGACTACAAATCTTGCCCTCCTACCTTAAGTATTTCACTCTTGGGTGCGCTCATCCATCCAAGAAGCCACCTGAATAGAAATCTGTTCCCGAAGGGAAGGAGATCCTGAAATTGCGGAGTTTTTGATAAACAGCTAGAAGCAAACAACCGTTTTTTGCGTGGCATCATGAAGTAGCGCAAAATGCTAAAACGTCAttacaattttatttgttcgtGTAGTACTACTCAAGAAGTGTAGTCATCAACATCATCGTCAGGAGGTAGGCTTCCACTGTTACAACATgaaagcagcaaaaagaatTGTTTGTTTAACTGCAAAGGCAATTGCTTATGTCGTGAAAACAATGAGATTGAGGCTAGCTCTGACCCTGATTTCACCGTATTAAACATCATGGTCTTCTTTTCTGCTAGATATAATTTCAGGCTCTCCGGTTTCTCCGAGCATAAATGACAAAGGTAACTAGGTGAgcgtgtagcgtagtcggtaagaggtttgacTGCGGCTCTGCCACTTCACAGCCGACATTTTGAAACTGCCTCAAGccaaccaaccctttcatccctccagttTCGATAAATTAGTGGCAGATTTGTATGATACGATGAAACCAATGACTTGACATATCCTAGATTAGcttccgcaagtcattctataaaGCTCTCAAAATTCTTCAACGAAAGAATTGAATGAACTTAATTTTTGAGTAGAAGTCGAACGCGTcggtgcatcccaagcagattgttTAAGGGCAGCattccacaaatctgacgtgatggGGAATAGGCGAGAAAAACTACAGAGGAGGTCGCAGATGGCGGAatccggagtggttccgctcatctctccccaatctccgtaaaaaaaaacgttaaaacGGTGTCTTCTATGTCGTTTTTAACGTCGATATCAGTGGCTACGCGCCAACTTCGTGCACTCGCCGcgtccacgtgcgagcggtcgaagattaatgaggtctcctcaccagccaattcaagtaaaaccaatgaaaaggcTGCTGAAGGGACCGGAACGTGCACACAGAAGACCGTTCTAATGTGTcttgtaggaactaaagcggttcgaACGCCGtctttacgacgatcagggagagcTGAGCGGACGCACCCCTGATCCTGGAATCTAAAACCGcatctctagtttttcccGCTGATTGCCGGTCAcgacgtcagattcgtggtatgttgccctTAACCCTTTAAGTGCCAGTAGCTGAGTTCTCGCGTAATGTTCACTTTGATGATGAATATGATTGAGCGTTTTATAGAAGAAagtattttcaacttttccaaCCTTAAAAATTAACTTCTTCCTTGAACAATGCTTTTcagagaaatcaaaaatataatgAACCAGCCTTCAACTCCCAGTAGAGATGCCGTGTATAGCGCTGATAGTAGGCTTGCAGAGGAATGAATTCTGTGAATTCCTAAATGAGCATCGGTTCTAAGCAAATTCAACTTACTTCTCATTGTAATTTTAGCTAACACCTTTATTTagagtaaaaaaaggaagggaaTTAAAGTCATCGAGGTCATCCACTTTTtactgcaaaaataaaaaattacattatcAGATGACATTGTCTCGATGTGAGTGTAGAACCACGGTTTATACCAACGCCCAATTCTGTTTATGTCGAATGAGAAATTCTTTGGCGGTCCTTCGGAGAACCTGTAAATCGCAGAGACTCTTTGGACTGTTTAACATTTGCCTAAGGAGATATTTTTATTCCCATCAGCTAAGACTATCGCGTTAGTGCTTCTGTCTCACCACtgcaaaagaagaagcaaTGAAGAAGTGAATTCCGAACCTTCCACGCATCACAACTCCTGCTTCCCTGGATAACTGTAGGCCCTCAACGAACTCGTTTTCTCGACAGTTACATTCTTCGGTGAGTTTTGACTGCATTTCCTGTGAAACAAATTATTTGATTGCGAAAACATGAATGTTAAGCGTAAAAACATTGCTGAAGGTACGGACAAGCGAAACTCTGCTAACTTTTACATTCATTATTACGCTTACCGCTACCCATTTTCTCTAAGAATTACAGTTAAATAAATGAAGCCCCGAAACCGCTGTGGGTTGCGGTTACTATCATTAAAGGTGGTGTATCAGAAATTACGTATGTTGAGGCATTTGCGGGACAATACAGTGTCCTCGTTGCAGATTACGAGAATGCTCGTGGCGTATCTTGGCGGCACCGGTGGAACTGTCCGGAAACCTTATCATTGTAGGGAACTGTTTACAGGCTTTTAAGGCGAAGGCAAAATTAGACGAGACTGTCGGCGTGCAGACGTCTATTATAGgtgaaggaagaaaggaaaaagtaagaaaaaaaacgtaaaaatgtAAGTTTTTCTAGAGCAGGACAGGTAACTGCAAGATGACAATGAGCTCTTGAGCGGACCGCATATGCGTGAGGTATGGGGAGGGCAGGGATTAATGGTGCTACGAACTCTTTACCGCGCCTAAGCCacagaaaaacgatgaaaactgCGTCACCTCGATGCTGTTAGTAGGAGCGTAGGTGACTTTAACGAAGGGTTTGACTGGAATTATGCGAAGTGTGGCAGCGACGAGGATTCCCAGTGTCCCCGCACTCCAAGGCACACCATAGAATAGCGCTTGTGTTTCGGCGTCACCATTCTTCTCCTAAACATTTCGATGCATTTCAATcaccaaataaatattttagcTCCAGGGAACAGGGGAACGAAAAATTTGTTAAGAAGCCCATTACCTTGGATGCTACAACGAGACTTCCATCTGGCATCACCAGCTCATACGAGAGACAGATGTGTTGGAAAAGACCGTATTTTCGCCCTGAGGCAGCCACTCCACAGCTATTGATGGCATCTAAAGTAATGACATTTACTGGTAATATCTTCACTTGCCATGTCTCGATTACAACTGTTTGTGGTAGAGATTAGAATCGTGACTAGTTCGGTCAATTTTCTCCGGCAAAAGCTTCTCACAAAATTTCTCACATATGGGACTGATTTAATTGTATTTCATGGgccatagtaaaaaaaaaatggcgcaGCATTGCAGTAAAATAATGGAGTTAATTAAGAAATCTACGATATATTGGTAGCTTCCTACTGCGCGACAAACTTTGAACAAAACGTCCCCTACACATAATCGCGCTGATCTGCGAGGAATTGACTgataataaaaaggataaattcactggcatatcaatccacgtgggatgcgccaacgcgttttactgcaattcgtaatcgttgaggttttggaacgcgtgttggcctctacaatgacttgcgggggccagccgatgatcaagtcagtgttcttatcctcccagacaagtctggtaccaatttatcgaccccggagggatgaaaggcttggtttgcactagggcggtttcgaaccctcgaccgtgtggctacaacggacctctaaccgactgctcCACACCCACCCCTCAGTGATAATATTTGGCGTAAATCTTTAGAAGTAGCGTTATCATGCGCATTTTATGTTGATCTCCGACTTAGAAAGAACGTGGATAGTGAGATCCGATCAAAGACGATATAATGTTACTGCAGAAATTGTCAATGATGCACTCGGAGGTCACACCATGAAATATGTTATGCCGATCTCTTCTACTTAAGTGTTTCCGCTCCTTACGCTTAATTCCGAAGCTCAGACACTTCTACTGCATGGATTGCAGTCATTAAATTAATTAGATCCGGCTAAACTATGTCCTGCTTTGCTTCGGCTCAGCTTGAAAACCTTACGCTTCTAAATGCATGCACAAAACATTGACGGATAGCACACCTTGTACAGTAAGATCAGGCCAACCAGGAAGAATCGGAAGGCAGTAGCCTAACGGAATAAGGGCCTGGCAAAGTTGTGACATCGTAACCATAGGCTCAACTCGAACAGCCAGTCTACGGGTGTCCACCTAAAAGCAAAagatttgagaatttttattcGGATTCAGCGCTTCTCGAAGCCTCCTCGTGGGTAACAATTTAGGAAAGTAGGTGTTGATAATATGATATCAGCTGATTCTGTAGAACAATAAcactataataataaataataataggtaAGTAATAATAAGGCAACTATTTTAAGTTATAAATAGGCGATTAAGCTCCGCCAATAACCAATTTCTTACTCAGCATCTTTTCCTGCCCTTCCTCGTTTCACTCTCGAACTCGTACGCACAATCGTTCACATTTTATTCGCTTAgttctcattatttatttcaaactttctAAATTGTTAATATAGTTAATTGGTTAATTAGTCAGCTGattcaataaaatttatatatatatatatatatatatatatatatatataagagcTTAGTGTTGAGCTCGTATCAGGacaaatcaaaaaagttcCTAGCAGTCCTAAATCCTGAATACTCCTGGAATCTTTTCGGTACTTCATTACAACCTAATTCAGCAAACTTATCGACTTAACAACTAATTAcggaataaaacaaataagtatGGAAAGAGTGCTCCAATATAGCAGCTTACAATCGAGTCTGAACCACCTGATgctcggcgcagttgcgtaagcggttgcgacCGAGACAGAACCACTGAGACTGCAGCGATGACCGGAAGTAACGAGGGTCCCAACTCGACTGCAACCGTTAGtctcgaacgcagccgcttatgcaactgaaCCAACCTTCAGGttcagttgcataagcggctgcgttcgagaCAGCCTCGGACAGCTCTACCACCAATTCCCGGCTTTTGATTGATATTTGGAGCCAAGTACTTATCAGAACAGAAtcgcattattttttcttcttttacctCAAGGATGTCCATCAAAACTCCAGTTTGAATATATGTAATCCCATTCTGTGAAGTAGGTCGAAAAACTTTGAACCATCCGGACGAAACTGGGCACATTTTCGTCCTTCTACAATTCTCCGACCAGTTGTGAACctaaaacaaagtttttttccgagaaaaagaaacattgagCCGAACGACACCAACGCCCACCTGCCTTTGTATCGCCATCACCTTTCTGTTGTGCGCTCTCGGAGCAGTTCCAAGCGAGTAGACGAGTTTATTTCGcattgcaaagaaaatatcGTAAAgtgtgcttaaaggcatcgcaaTAAATAGGACGATGGCCCATTGGAGACATATTCGCAGGTACTCTAAGAGATAATAGAGAGGAGCGAATATCCTTGAGCTCATCTGAAATCTGAAATCAGGAACAGATCGTATGTTTGCAGTTATTTACCATTTATAATGGATAAAgggtaaagtttctggcgttaatcaatccgctcgggatgcgcccccacgttcacttcaattcagaatcgtttgaggtttacgaacgtgtaactggcccatacaatgatttgcggtgcATAGCCGAtggatcaa
This is a stretch of genomic DNA from Necator americanus strain Aroian chromosome II, whole genome shotgun sequence. It encodes these proteins:
- a CDS encoding hypothetical protein (NECATOR_CHRII.G5676.T2) — protein: MAVVPHSTPDPVKRRGKRVPPAPAKHAHASFSSGVNRRPTQPLVASTAASLTQVAVRGSASCTIDRRFESALLLTKPFIPPRFQMSSRIFAPLYYLLEYLRICLQWAIVLFIAMPLSTLYDIFFAMRNKLVYSLGTAPRAHNRKVMAIQRQVHNWSENCRRTKMCPVSSGWFKVFRPTSQNGITYIQTGVLMDILEVDTRRLAVRVEPMVTMSQLCQALIPLGYCLPILPGWPDLTVQDAINSCGVAASGRKYGLFQHICLSYELVMPDGSLVVASKEKNGDAETQALFYGVPWSAGTLGILVAATLRIIPVKPFVKVTYAPTNSIEEMQSKLTEECNCRENEFVEGLQLSREAGVVMRGRFSEGPPKNFSFDINRIGRWYKPWFYTHIETMSSDNEFTEFIPLQAYYQRYTRHLYWELKDLLPFGNRFLFRWLLGWMSAPKSEILKAALPEFMSSKMSQKRTMQDLLVPMEHLPEIVDVCDMETQIYPLWLCPYNQPSCPGIVRQRSGRNVLFVNVGVYGVAKKSNFHPKISIRRLEEAVRSLNGVRIMRADTQMSRSEFWQMFDSSLYEWLRVKYNCKEAFADVYDKVSPAVY
- a CDS encoding hypothetical protein (NECATOR_CHRII.G5676.T1); the protein is MSSRIFAPLYYLLEYLRICLQWAIVLFIAMPLSTLYDIFFAMRNKLVYSLGTAPRAHNRKVMAIQRQVHNWSENCRRTKMCPVSSGWFKVFRPTSQNGITYIQTGVLMDILEVDTRRLAVRVEPMVTMSQLCQALIPLGYCLPILPGWPDLTVQDAINSCGVAASGRKYGLFQHICLSYELVMPDGSLVVASKEKNGDAETQALFYGVPWSAGTLGILVAATLRIIPVKPFVKVTYAPTNSIEEMQSKLTEECNCRENEFVEGLQLSREAGVVMRGRFSEGPPKNFSFDINRIGRWYKPWFYTHIETMSSDNEFTEFIPLQAYYQRYTRHLYWELKDLLPFGNRFLFRWLLGWMSAPKSEILKAALPEFMSSKMSQKRTMQDLLVPMEHLPEIVDVCDMETQIYPLWLCPYNQPSCPGIVRQRSGRNVLFVNVGVYGVAKKSNFHPKISIRRLEEAVRSLNGVRIMRADTQMSRSEFWQMFDSSLYEWLRVKYNCKEAFADVYDKVSPAVY